One part of the Anaerolineae bacterium genome encodes these proteins:
- a CDS encoding basic amino acid ABC transporter substrate-binding protein codes for MGSLKRFVLPLVIVAFLVAACATPAPTPTPVPPTPTPTPVPPTPTPTPAPRKIIVATDATWPPAEFIDEKTKEIVGFDIDLMRAIAQEVGLEVEFKNVAWDGIFAGLEAGEYDAIISSVTITEERKQKYDFSDPYFNAGQLIAVRIDNQDIKGPADLKGKVAGAQIGTTGAFEIAKIEGATLKEYDTIDLAFMDLMEGRIDAVVADSPLTMSFVAKYPDKLKWVGEPFTEEYYGIVVKKGNKELLDLINKGLKAVKEKGILDQLIKKWYGP; via the coding sequence TCGCGGCATGCGCTACCCCAGCCCCTACACCCACACCCGTCCCGCCTACTCCTACCCCCACGCCTGTCCCACCCACCCCAACGCCTACACCAGCCCCGAGGAAAATCATCGTAGCTACCGATGCCACCTGGCCCCCCGCCGAATTTATAGATGAGAAGACCAAGGAAATCGTGGGCTTTGACATTGACCTTATGAGGGCTATAGCTCAGGAAGTGGGCCTCGAGGTGGAGTTTAAGAACGTGGCCTGGGATGGAATCTTTGCGGGCCTTGAAGCCGGAGAATACGATGCCATTATCTCTTCCGTCACCATAACCGAAGAACGCAAACAAAAATACGACTTCTCCGATCCTTATTTCAACGCCGGCCAGCTTATAGCTGTCCGCATTGATAACCAGGACATAAAAGGGCCCGCTGACCTCAAGGGTAAAGTAGCCGGAGCGCAGATTGGAACCACTGGAGCTTTTGAAATCGCTAAGATAGAAGGGGCCACCCTTAAGGAATACGATACCATTGACCTGGCCTTCATGGACCTTATGGAGGGCCGCATTGATGCTGTAGTGGCCGATAGCCCCCTGACCATGTCTTTCGTTGCCAAGTACCCCGACAAGCTCAAGTGGGTAGGGGAGCCCTTCACTGAGGAATATTACGGAATTGTGGTTAAGAAGGGCAACAAAGAGCTTCTGGACCTCATCAATAAGGGCCTCAAGGCGGTGAAAGAGAAAGGCATCCTGGACCAGCTGATTAAGAAGTGGTACGGGCCATAG